From a region of the Cyclopterus lumpus isolate fCycLum1 chromosome 5, fCycLum1.pri, whole genome shotgun sequence genome:
- the gpr25 gene encoding probable G-protein coupled receptor 25, which yields MDAYTDYPPYDYSYFENSTDDVLFNLNVTMDCPGSNLHGSNIFMPILYYVIFFIGFLGNLFVILVVCSKGRKGGRLVDTFVVNLALADLVFILTLPLWAISAGQSGYWDFGLAGDLLCKLSSYIIAVNRFSNIFFLTCMSVDRYLAVVKLMDSRYLRSSRCIRATCAAVWLGSLVLGIPSLVYRRVEPSGDGLSCVEDNNSPFLLGLSLAMALLTFVLPVLIIVLCYGTIVVHLNRHCAANPRAEGRRRHSLKMVLCIIVAFVVSWLPFNIFKVIIIGWQLSNIDLSCDAQSWQRNGLIVSCCLAFINSCVNPAIYFFLDHHFRQRVEILYKNLGSTKLLQSHNSSASFTNVGTSDSVGTTAGKTQLQMFE from the coding sequence ATGGATGCCTACACTGATTATCCGCCTTATGATTACAGTTACTTTGAGAACTCTACTGACGACGTGCTTTTTAATCTAAATGTCACAATGGATTGCCCTGGCTCAAACCTGCATGGCTCCAACATATTCATGCCCATACTGTACTACGTCATATTTTTCATCGGCTTTCTGGGCAACCTCTTTGTGATCTTGGTCGTGTGCAGCAAAGGTAGGAAAGGTGGGCGTCTGGTGGACACATTTGTTGTCAACCTGGCCCTGGCCGACCTCGTCTTCATCCTCACGCTGCCTCTGTGGGCCATCTCCGCCGGCCAGAGCGGCTACTGGGATTTTGGGCTAGCTGGGGACCTGCTGTGTAAATTGAGCAGCTATATTATAGCCGTGAACCGCTTCTCCAACATCTTCTTTCTCACCTGCATGAGTGTTGATCGCTACCTGGCCGTGGTGAAGCTGATGGACTCGAGGTACCTCAGGAGCAGCAGGTGCATCCGTGCCACTTGTGCCGCGGTGTGGTTGGGCTCCCTGGTGCTCGGTATCCCATCCCTGGTGTACCGCAGAGTGGAGCCGTCCGGTGACGGACTCTCCTGCGTGGAGGATAACAACTCACCCTTTCTTCTTGGCCTGAGCCTCGCCATGGCGTTACTCACCTTTGTCCTACCGGTGCTGATCATCGTGCTCTGCTATGGCACCATCGTCGTGCATCTCAACCGCCACTGTGCAGCAAATCCTCGGGCTGAAGGCCGCCGCAGGCACTCCCTCAAGATGGTCCTCTGCATCATAGTGGCCTTCGTGGTGTCCTGGCTGCCCTTTAACATCTTCAAGGTCATCATAATTGGCTGGCAGCTCTCAAACATTGATCTGAGTTGCGATGCTCAGTCGTGGCAAAGAAACGGACTCATCGTCTCGTGCTGCCTGGCCTTCATCAACAGCTGTGTGAATCCCGCCATTTACTTCTTCCTAGACCATCACTTCAGACAACGGGTTGAGATCTTATACAAGAACTTAGGGAGTACAAAGTTACTGCAGAGCCACAACTCTTCAGCCTCATTCACCAATGTTGGCACTTCAGATAGCGTTGGAACAACAGCTGGAAAAACTCAGCTGCAAATGTTTGAGTAG